In Deinococcus psychrotolerans, the genomic window AAGTCGAGCAATGAGCGCCGCCGCTCAAATTCCGGGACACCGAGGCGCTCTAAATACGCTTGCACGCCCTGATAATGGGGCCTGACCGCGCCGTCCGGGGTAAACATCTCATCAAAAAAACGTTCTCCCTGCTGGTAATTTTGCATGTCCTTCCTCCCGAAACGTGCGTTCAGGATAGCGGAATGCGGCGCGGGCCGTTAAGTTCGATCCAAAGAATTTGCTCACGCTATGGGCCTCACGGGTGCGGTGGGCCGAGTTGCACAGGAAGTGAGGATAAACGCCTGACCCACACATAAGCCGGAAACCTACAATCGTCAGGCTTCCGGCTTATGTGTGGAGAGGTGAAGCTCGGCGGCGTGCTGAACTCGGGATTCGGCGCGGACGCCTACGCCTGCAAGACGTAGCCGACGTTGCGGATGGTGCGAACCCTCAGGGTGCTGCCCACCGATTCCAGTTTTTTGCGGAGCTGCGAAATTCGCACTTCCACGCTGTTGGAGTTGGGCGTTTCCCAGCCGTAGAGGTGAGATTCGATGTCGGCCCGCGAAAAGACCCGCTCGGGCGTCCTCATCATCAGCTCCAGGATGCGCGACTCGTGCTCGGTGAGGTTGACGTGCTGCTCCTCGGCGGTGAGTGTCAGACTACTGGTCGACAAGCTGGTGTTGCCCAGATTGACGCTACCGCCCGAAGCGGTGCGCCGCAGCAGAGCGCTGATGCGGGCGTCAAGTTCGGGCATGGCAAACGGCTTGGTGAGGTAATCGTCGGCTCCGGCATTGAGCCCCGCGACCCGCTCCTGCACGTGGCTGCGGGCCGAGAGCACCAAAACCGGTGTCGAGCTGTACTGCCGCAGCGACTGCACCAAGTCCAGGCCGTTGCCGTCGGGCAAGTTGAGATCGAGCAAAATCAGTTGGGCGCTGTGCGTGCCCAGCCAATTTTGGGCCTCGGCCAGGGTGGCGGCGTGAAAGACCTGATAATCCGCGCTGAGGTAATCGCGCAGCAGCGGCCCCAAATGGGGATCGTCCTCGACAATCAAAATCTGTGAGAGCATAACCACTCCTTTGGGAAGCGCGGGCGGGGGAGACGGGAGAGCAGGCCGGCGAATGTTACTTCTTGGGGTCTTTTTCAGGCGCAGTTTTGAGGCCCGGCAAACTCACGTTTTGCCCGGCACTTTGCACCGATAAATTCAGTTTGAAGCTGCCCAAAAATTTACTCAGCGTGACATTCTCGGTGTTGTCGGGGACATTGATGTTGAGGACACCATTTTTGAGGAGGCCGTCATAGCGGGGAGCCAGGCCGCTGTAAGCCGCCTTTTCGGTGCTGTCGCGGGCAAAGAGAACCACCACCGGGCCGCTGTAATCGGTCACGAGTTGCAAATTGAGTTTGCTGGCGCTGACTTCACCGTAGCCGAGCTTGGTCTGCAAATCTCTGTCCCAGACAATGACTTGCAGCGCTCCTGCGCTGGCGGACAGCAACATGGCGAAAAGGAAAATCAGGGCGGGGCGTTTCATCATCATAAATACCGACACTTTTACAGAATTTGACTCACCGCTCAGTAAGCGTTTAGACGCTGGTATAGTCTACGGTCTGGTAAGCCGTTCACCAACTTTCACGTTAGGGGGCAACGCTTAACCCCCCAACTGGGCGGCGGCGGCGCTGCTCAGCCTTAATTTAACGGGTGAACCTGACTCCGCTATGACAGGCTGAGTGCGTCAGCCTTAAAGGTTGGGAGCCAACCCGGGCTGCGCGTCAAGGTCGGTTTCCGCGCTTTCCACCTCTGCGCTCCCCACTTCGCCACTCCCCACCTCACCACTCCCCACCTCACCACTCCACAGCGCCTGCATTTGCCCGCTGCGGGAAAGCAGTTCGCCCAACTGGCCTTGATCCACGACGCGGCCTTCATCCAGCACGATGATCCGGTCGGCCCGCAGCAGGGCGGCGCGTCGGTGCGAGACCACCAAGCAGGTGGCGTCGGGGAGTTCACCCGCCAGGCCCGCCCAGAGTTGGCGCTCGGTTTCGGCGTCGAGGGCGCTGGAGACGTCATCAAAGATCAGCAGATCGGCTTGCTGCGCCAGCATCCGCGCCACGGCTGAGCGCTGGAGTTGCCCGCCCGACAGTTTGACGCCCCGCGCTCCGACTTGGGTCGATAAGCCCTGCGGCAACTCGCTCAAATCCTGCTGCATGACGGCCAATTTAAGCGCCTGTGCCAGAGCGCTGCCGTCTTCGTCGGGTGCGCCCATCAGCACGTTGTCTCTCAGGCTGTCGCTGAACAGTTGCGGCAACTGCGCAGTGTAGGCGCTGCGGGGCGGCACAAAAAATGAAGCGGGATCGCTGACGACGTCCCCGTTCCAAGTGATCTCGCCGCCCGCCGGAATCAGGCCCAGCAGGGCGCGAACCAAAGTGCTTTTGCCGCTGCCGATGCGTCCGGTGATCACCACGAATTCGCCGCGTTTGAGGTCGAACGAAGCGTCGAGTATGCCGCGCCCGCTGTCATGCACGGCGCTGAGGTGACGCACCTGCAAGCTCTCGAACGGCGCGGCTTCACGGCGTGGGGGCACGGCCGGCGGCCCGCCCTCCAAATTCTCCTTGTCCAGATACAGCGGGTGGTGGGCCACCATTTCGCTCATCGGCGCGTCTTGCAGGAGACGCTGCATCCGCTCAAAGCTGACCCCGGTGCGGCGGTGGCGGGCGATCATGTCGCCGAAGTAACCCATCGAGCCGGTTAGGCGCGGCAGCAGCGCAAAAAACAGCACGAAGTCGCCGATGGTCATCTGCCCTTTCAAGATCAGGTTTGCGCCCAGCAGCAGCACCGCGCCCACGCCGAGGTTGATCATGTTGATGTTGACGCCTTTGATCAGCTCGGTCAGCAGCACGTCTCTCAGCGCCGCCGCCTTGCGGGTTTCGCCCAAGTCGCTGAGGTGCCCCACCATCTGCGTCTCACGCGCCGAGAGCTTGACGGCGCTGACGGCCCCGAAGGTTTCGCCGATAAAGTCGGTGACGCGGGCGGTGGCCTGACGCATCCGGCGGCGGTAACTGCGAATTTGCGGTGTGAGGCGCTGCACGAAAATGATCACCAGCAGCAGGGGAGCGCAGATGACCAAGGTGATGGTGGAATCGACCCGCCACATCAGGGTGATGGCAATGACGCTGTAAAGCAGGAATCCGCCCGCGTCTAGCCAGGCTTCGGTGTTGGCGGCCACGTCGTCCACGTCGTCGCGGAAGCGGCTGACCGCCTCGGCGGGGGTGTCGGGGAGGCGGCGCGAACCGGAAGCCAGCAGCAGGTGGGCCAGCAAATTGCGGCGCAGCAAAGCGTCTAAGGTAAACCAAATTTTGAACCACGCCCGAACTGCGAAGTAAAACACCCCGAAGCGGGCAAAGCGGGCGGCAGCGAAGTACGCGACGGCCAGCCAAGCCGCCGTGATCGCGGTTTGCCGAACCGAGGCTGCTTGTCCCGCGCTGCCTAAAGTCTGGGCCTCGCCCAAGTGAGCAAAAATCCTTGAGACGAAATAGCTGAAAATGGCGGGCAAGGTGTGAAAGCTCGTCCAAGCCGCCACGTTGAAGGCAAACAGCGCAGGCTTGTAAGCAAACAAGCGGCGCATCAACTTGAGGGTCGGGACTTCGGCCGCTGTGGGGGAGGTGACGACTGTTGGGGAGGCCACTTTGGAAGAAGCGGGAGCGCTCATGCCAGCACCTCACGGATTTCGGCAGCCAAATCGGCGGGCAAGTCGTCGAGTTCGCTGTACTGGGCGGCGGCCAGCAGCTTGGCGTACTGGCTGTTGGGGTCGCGGGCCAGCTGCTCACGTGTACCGAATTCCAGCACTTTTCCCGCGCCCAGCACCAAGATGTCGTCGGCGCGGGCCACTGTGTCGAGGCGGTGGGCAATCACGACGGCGCTGCGGCTGGTCAGGAGGCGCTGCATGGCCGCCGTCAATCGGGCTTCGGTGGCTGGATCGAGGCGGCTGCTGGGTTCGTCGAGCAAAATCACGCCGGGGTCTTGCAGCATCACGCGGGCAAAGGCCAGCAGTTGCGCTTCGCCAGCCGACAAGCTGCCGGCTGGCAAACGGGTACTCAGGCCCTCTGGTAAGCTCTCGGCCCAGCCCAGTAAGCCGACTTCGGCCAGCGCTTCCCGCACCCTCTCGTCGGGGATGTGAGCGTCGAAAAAAGTCAGGTTGTCGCGCACCGAAGCTTGAAAGAGTTGCACGTCTTGAGTCACCACCGCGATTCGGCTTCTTAGCGAGGTCAGATCGGCGTCCACGGTCGACACGCCGCCCAGCTTGACGCGGCCGGAAGTCGGATCGTAGAGGCGCGACACCAAGCGGGTCAGGGTGGATTTGCCGCTGCCGGTACGGCCCAGCAGGCCCAAGGTGCGGCCCGCGCCGAGCGTGAAGGTGAGGTGGCTCAGCACGCGGGCGTCGTCCTCGCCTTCGTAGGCAAACGACACGTCCTCAAATTCCAGGGACAGCGCTCCGGCGGGCAAGTGCTGTGTGCCGGACGGCAACGCGGACGTGAGGCTCAGGATTTCACCGACCCGCAGCAAGCTGGCCCCGGCTTTTTGCACGTCTTGAAGCTGCTGGGTCAGCTGGTCAATCGGCTCTTCGACCATGCTCATGTACTGGTAGAGCAGCAGCGCCGTGCCGATGGTGATCGCGCCCGAACCGTACAGGCCCACCGCTGCGCCGATGACGCCGACGTAGCCGAGGGTAAACATCAACATGCTGAATTGCCAAACCGCCGTCCGCTCGACGCCCGCCGTCATCAGGCGCTGAAAATAGCCGCGTTGCACGCCCAAAAACTTGCGAAGGGTGTACTCGCCGCCGCCGAGTGAGCGCACGTCGTCTAAGCCCGACAAGCGCTCCTCGATAAAGCCGAACAACTTGGCGCTGCCCTCGCGCTCGTGGCGGGTGGGTTCGATCCCGCGCCGCCGCACGTGGTTCATTCCGTAGAGCGTCAGCGCCACGAACGCCAGTACGCCGAGGCCCAGCCAGGCTTCTTCCCTGAAAAACATCACCACGCTGCCGGTCAGCAGCAAAGCCGCGCCGAATACCCGCACCGCGAACTGCGAAAAAAAGTTGCTGAGCGCTGTGACGTCGCCGTCGATGCGCTCGATCATTTCGCCGGGGGTGCGCTCTTTGTGGTAGCTCATGTCCAGCGAGAGCAGGTGGGCCAGTAAGTCGCTCCGGAGGCGGTTGGTGGCACTCCAACCAATGATGGCTCCCAGATAGGTTGCGCCCGCTGAGAGCAGCTGCACCACCAAGGCCACGCCGATATAGCTCAGGCTCAGGCGGGTCAGGCTGGGCAAAGCGCTCAGGCCCGCGCCGTTTTTGCCGAGCGCCGCCGTCGCCGTATCGACAAAGCGGGCGATCAGTTGCGGCAAAGTCAGGGTCAGCAGCACACTGCCGATCAGGAGAGCGGCCAGCAGCAGTACACGCGGCCACATCGGCAGCAGATAAGTTCCCAGCACTCTGAGGGCTGGAGCGGAAGAAGCAGCGGGCGCAGACATCTGTTTAGACTACGCCTAGAGCGTAAAGGACGCATACGCCAGATGGCGGGGTGGGGTATCCCGTTGTAGACCATTTACCGTTTTGCTAGCGTCTGCTTGTGCAGGGTTCATCTGGCTCGGCCACACCAAAACCACCCTCTTATGCACTGGGAATGTTGCTCAATATGGTCTTGCCTGGCAGCGGCTTTAGCTATCTGGGAAACTGGAGAAAGCATTTAAGCTGGATGCAGACTTTTGTGTGGGTGATCTATGCGGACAGTTATTTCTGGCATCTGGGACTCTGGGTGCTGGTATTTCCTGTGCTGACTTGGCTGGCAATACAGGTGAATTATCACGTTATGTATGGGCTATGGAAGCTCCAAGGTTGGCCCCCTTTGCAGAACACCAACAAAGTTGCTGTGATCGGCCTCCATTCGCTCGCTAGTGTTTCAATAATTGCCGTCATGCTGGCTATCCTACTTTCCATGGCGTCGAACGAAAGACAAAAATCTGGTGAATCAAATTTACAGAATTGTGCCCAGCGGTTGAAAAATATCCAAATAGATTACAGGAAATCCCGAGGCATCTACGCAAATCAAAACCAATTGGTCGGAAAATACACTCTGGTATGCAATGGAAATTTTGGTATGACACAGCTGGCCGAATCAACCAAAGATGATTTTACTTTCAGGCTAAATGACGCGAATCAGACAAATTATTTTATCACACCAGACTCCTCATCGAAGAATGCTACTTTTAAATAAGATTTTTGATTGAATTATCATACTGTTCAGCGAATACCCACCGCTACGCCGTCCATCATCAGTTGCTCGTTGAGATTCTTGCCGTTTTTCCACAGCAGTACGCTTTGAATCTTGCCTTTCTCCACGATTTCAGCTTGGATTCTGGCTCCTTCCGGCACGTACATATTTAAAACGCCTGCCAAAGCGGTTCTGACTTTGACGCCGGCCAAACGGGTTTTGAGCATGACCGAGCCGTATTTGAGGATGATGTAGCCGTCGGCGTCGACTTTGTCAAAGGTAACGCCGATTTTGACTCGGTTCTTATCGTCTTGCTGCTGCACGGCTTGCCAGCTCATCGGCGCAGCGGTGTTGACGGCGGTGGTTTTGGTTGTGGCACTTTCAGCTTGAGCAGCGCCGTAAACGAGTGCGGCCGATACCAGAACAAAGCAGACCCTACGGTGAGAAAGCAGATGGAACGCAGCAGGTTCATTGACAGTCATGTTTCTCCTTAATCGCAAACCATTTCAAGTTCAGTCATTCTCACGGAACACGACGTTCAGATCACGGCACCTCGCACAAGTGGAAGTGGTCGGTGGCTGCGGCGCTCAGGGAGGAGCGGTGACTCAGCTCAAATCCGTAGCGCTGACTTTTTGAAGGTGACTGAACGGCAAAAACAGTTTAGGAAAAGGCGTCTTGCATTCCCCTTTCAGCTGTGCGTCCGCTCAAGCAGCCCGAACCAACCAGCCATCACTGCTCCCGCCTGCACGATGTCGTGGGGACGGCCCAAGTCCACGCCGCTGCCCGCAAACGGCACCCGCGCGGTGGTGTGCGACTTGATACGCAAATCTTCAAAGTTGCCGTGATCGCTGCTGATGACGGCCCGCCCGCCCGCGCCGAGAACGCCGCCCAAAAAAGCGTCGAGGTGCTGCATGTAGCGCCGACCCGCCGCGCCCAGTTCCGGCGGCGCGTCCGGTTTGCCTTCGTGGCCGAGCAGGTCGCTGAGCCACAAATCCAGCACCAATAAATCGCGGTGCTGGGCTGCCCTCGCCACTTGCTCACCCATATAAGCCAACTCGCTCAAGGTCTGGGTGGCCGCCCACGGTGAGCCGTAACGCAGGCCCAAAGTTGGGGAAATGCTGGGCAAGTCGAGCGGATTGAGGGCCAAGCCTGCAGCCAGAAAGCTGAACGGAAAACAGCCGTAGCGGGGGCGTTTGGCGTGGGCGGCAAAGTAACCCGGCGGATAAAAGTTGAGCAGCGCCGCGCTCAGGCCCGCCTGCTTTAAGCGTACCGGCAGCGCCGACTCACGCAGGAGGGCCTGCAAAGTGGGGCCGGGGTGCGGCCCGAAGTGTTCGCCCGCGCCGCCTTTGCCCATCAACCGCACCGCATTCTGCCCAGTCAGCCAGCAGCTCTGGCCAGTGCCAGACTGCGGCAGGCCCGCGACGCCCAAAGTGGTGTCAAGTGCGAGCCCAGCGTCAATGATGGGGCGCAGGGTGGGTAAGTCTTGTTCCCAGACCGAGCCGCTCGGCGCGTCTTCGGGGTGGCCCACGCCGTCTAAGGCCAACCAGATGACGCCGCTCATGGGCCTAATCTCATAGGCGCAGTCTCATTAGTGCAGTCTAGGCGCTCTGGGGGTTACTTTTTCTTCCAACTCCAGGCGCGGAGGGCGTCTACGGCAAACCAGATGGCCAGCACGCCCAGCAGGGCGGTGGCGATCCAACTGCGTTGTTGGGCGAAATAAATGGCAGTGCCGCCGCAGACCAGCGCCAACAGCACACTGAACAGCAGCACATACTTGACGGGAACGCGGCGTCCGAACATGACAAGAGCTTAACGCGCCGACTCTGGCCCAGTTCTGACAAAGGCGTGCTGACGAACAACCGCAAGACTTCTGACCTTCTGTGCCCACACCCCTCACGGCATAATGAGCAGATGCCCGATTTTGACGTACTGGTGATGGGCGCGGGTCACAACGCCCTGGTGACAGCGGCGTATGCCGCGCAAGCGGGCCTCAAGGTCGGCGTTTTTGAGCGGCGGCACATCGTCGGCGGAGCGGTGAGCACCGAAGAACTGGTGCCCGGCTACCGCTTCGACTACGGCGGCAGCGCCCACATTCTGATTCGGATGACCAAAGTGGTGCAGGAACTGGAACTCAGCCGTTACGGCCTGCATTACTTGGAAGTCGATCCGATGTTTCAGGCCTCCGATGGTGAAACGCCCTGGTTCATGTACCGCGACGCCGAGCGCACCATCGACGAACTCAACCAGATTTTCCCGGGGCAGGGCGACGCTTACCGCAAGTTCCTGTCTGACTGGACGCCGTTTGCCGACGCGGTGGCCGATCTGTTCAACTCCGCGCCCGGCCCGCTTGAACTCGGCAAGATGCTGGTCAACAGCGGCAAGGGCCGCGACATGAGCAGGCAACTCGCCACCATTTTGCGCCCTTACGGCGACGTGGCCCGCGAGACCTTCAGCGAAGAACGGGTGCGTGCGCCCCTGACCTGGATGGCCGCTCAGTCCGGCCCGCCCCCGTCCGACCCGCTCAGCGCTCCCTTTTTGCTGTGGCACCCGCTCTACCACCAGGGCGGCGTGGCGCGGCCCAAAGGTGGCAGCGGCGGCCTGACCAAAGCGCTCAGGTTGGCGATTGAAGAAAACGGCGGGCAAGTCTTTGTCAACGCTCCCGTCAAGCGGATTCTGGTGGAAAACGGCAAGGCCACCGGCATTGAACTCGAAGACGGCAGCCGCTTCACGGGCCGCTCGGTGGTGGCGGGCAGTCACATTCTGACCACTGCCGCCACTCTGCCCGACGAATATGTGCCGGAAGCGGCCAAGCGGGTGCGCGTCGGCAACGGCTTTGGGATGATTTTGCGGCTGGCCCTGAATGGCAAGGTCAAATACCGCAACCACACCGAGCCGGACTCGCGGGTGGCGCTGGGCCTGCTGATCAAAAACGAGCGCCAACTGATGAAGGCTTACGGCGAATACCTGGCCGGAGAACCCACCACCGACCCGCCGATCATCGCCATGAGTTTCAGCGCGGTGGACGACGCTCTGGCCCCTCCCGGCTGCGACGTGCTGTGGCTGTGGGCGCAGTATTACCCGTATGAGCTGGCGTCTGGAACGTGGGAAAGCCGGGTGGCCGAGGCCCGCGACAACATCCTGACCGCCTTCGAGCACTACGCCCCCGGCACCCGCGACATGATCGTGGGCGAACTGGTGCAGACCCCGCAGTGGCTGGAAAGCAATCTGGGCCTGCACCGGGGCAACGTGATGCACCTGGAGATGTCATTCGACCAGATGTTTTCGTTCCGGCCCTGGATGCAGGCCAGCCAGTACAAATGGCCGGGCGTCAAGGGGCTGTACCTGACCGGCGCGAGTACCCACCCCGGCGGCGGCATCATGGGCGCGTCGGGCCGGAACGCGGCGCGGGTGCTGATTCACGACATGACGCGGCGCAAAGTCTGGGGGCTGGGCAAATGAAGCGGGCGGGGGTGAATGAGCGGAGCGGCTGCCCTCTGTGGCCATGACTTACCTTCAGTACCACCTCACCTTCATCTTGCCGCTGCTGCTGCTGCTGATCGGCTTGACGTGGTGGCAAACCCGTCGGGGGCAGCCGGTAGCGGGAGAGTTCCGACCCGAGAACAAATGGGCCTGGACGACTTTTTTGCTGTTCCCGCTGATCCCCATGCTGTACACGACGCCTTGGGACAACTACTTGGTGTTCAAGCAGGTCTGGAATTATCCGCCGGAAAGGGTACTGGGCCGCCTGCTGTACGTGCCTTATGAGGAGTACGCCTTCTTCGCTTTGCAAACGCTGATCACGGGGCTGTGGCTGTACTTTTTGCTGCGGCGCTCCGGCCCGCCGCGCATTTCTGCCTCGCCGCTGCTGACGCGCTGGGGCTTGGCGGGTTTGTGGCTGGGTGTGGCGTTTGCGGGCGTGGTGATGCTGCGCTTTGAGCCGACCTTCTATATGGGGCTGATCTTGGCGTGGGCCGCTCCCGTTTTGGCAGGGCTGTCGGCTTTTGGCGGCGACTTGGTGATGGGCAGGCCGCGCCTGTTTTGGCTGGCGACCATCCCGCCGACTTTGTATTTGTGGGCCACTGATCTCTTTGCCATCCACAACGGTATCTGGAGCATTTCGCCGCGCTACACCCTCGGTTGGAATCTGGGCGGGGTCTTGCCCGTTGAGGAAATGATCTTTTTCCTGATCACCAACCTGCTGATCGCGACGGGCCTGATGGCCTTTTTACATCCGGTGGCGCTCACGCGGGTCAACGTCCTCAAACAGGTATTTCAGCCGTGGCAGGGCTTTTTGCTGCTCTACGCGTTGCTCAAAATTCCGGTTCCTTTGTGGCCGGACGGGTTCCCACTCCTCGGCACGCTGAGTACCGGGGCGCTCTTTTTGGCGGGCCTGAGTTGGGCTTGGCAGAAAGTCGGCCCGAAATCGCTGATTCTGGCGGCGCTGGCCTTTGGCGTCGGACTGGGCGTGGAAGTGCTGGGCACGCGCACCGGCTTTCCGTTTGGCAGCTACAGTTACGCGGGCGCACCGGGCCTCACCTTGCTGAGCGTGCCGCTGCTGGTGCCGCTGGGCTGGTTTGCCATGACTTTATCGGCGGCGCTGCTGACCAGGGGCCGCGCTTGGCTGGCGGGCCTGCTTTTGGTGGCGTGGGACATCGGCCTGGAGCCGCTGATGACCGCGCAGGGCTTTTGGGCTTGGAGTGACGCCAGAGCGCTGTGGGCTGGAGCGCCGATTCAAAACTTCGTGGGCTGGTGGGCGGTGGGCGCGGGGCTGGTGTGGGCCTTTGGCAAGATTGCGCCGGAACTGTATCAGGTTGTAGGCAAGGCGCAGGCCTCTCTCCCGGCTGATTTCCGCCTCGCCTACTTGATCGAAGCCGCTTTCTTGCCGTTCGGCTTGTTGCTGCTCGGCTTGCCGTTGGCGGCTCTTTTGACCGCTGTGGCAATGGGTGCGGCGGTTTGGGCAGTGCTGAGAAACAGTGCGGTCTCGGCCAAACGCGTGAGATCACATGACCAACCCACCTGACTTTTTTGAGTGGATGCTCAGAAGCACCATTCGCGCTCAGGTCAGAAGCGGTTTGCGCGGCTTGTGGGTGCGCGGCGAGTTGCCGTCAGGCGCGGCAGTGCTGGCTCCTTCGCATCACTCGTGGTGGGACGGGTACGTGCTGCGCGAAGTGGCTTGGCAACTCGGTCAACCGTTCTGCGTGCTGATGACCGAGCGGCAACTGTCTATTTTTCCGTTTCTGCGCCTCGTCGGGGCCATCGGCGCTCACGAACTGCGGCCCGCTTTAAGGGCCTCAAAGACTGGACACTGGGTGGTCGTTTTTCCCGAAGGCCGTTTGGAACCGCTCGGCAAGGTGCGGCGTATAGAAGCGGGCGCGGCGTGGCTGGCGGGGGCTTCCGGCGCGGCGCT contains:
- a CDS encoding carotenoid biosynthesis protein, whose protein sequence is MTYLQYHLTFILPLLLLLIGLTWWQTRRGQPVAGEFRPENKWAWTTFLLFPLIPMLYTTPWDNYLVFKQVWNYPPERVLGRLLYVPYEEYAFFALQTLITGLWLYFLLRRSGPPRISASPLLTRWGLAGLWLGVAFAGVVMLRFEPTFYMGLILAWAAPVLAGLSAFGGDLVMGRPRLFWLATIPPTLYLWATDLFAIHNGIWSISPRYTLGWNLGGVLPVEEMIFFLITNLLIATGLMAFLHPVALTRVNVLKQVFQPWQGFLLLYALLKIPVPLWPDGFPLLGTLSTGALFLAGLSWAWQKVGPKSLILAALAFGVGLGVEVLGTRTGFPFGSYSYAGAPGLTLLSVPLLVPLGWFAMTLSAALLTRGRAWLAGLLLVAWDIGLEPLMTAQGFWAWSDARALWAGAPIQNFVGWWAVGAGLVWAFGKIAPELYQVVGKAQASLPADFRLAYLIEAAFLPFGLLLLGLPLAALLTAVAMGAAVWAVLRNSAVSAKRVRSHDQPT
- a CDS encoding ABC transporter ATP-binding protein — translated: MSAPASSKVASPTVVTSPTAAEVPTLKLMRRLFAYKPALFAFNVAAWTSFHTLPAIFSYFVSRIFAHLGEAQTLGSAGQAASVRQTAITAAWLAVAYFAAARFARFGVFYFAVRAWFKIWFTLDALLRRNLLAHLLLASGSRRLPDTPAEAVSRFRDDVDDVAANTEAWLDAGGFLLYSVIAITLMWRVDSTITLVICAPLLLVIIFVQRLTPQIRSYRRRMRQATARVTDFIGETFGAVSAVKLSARETQMVGHLSDLGETRKAAALRDVLLTELIKGVNINMINLGVGAVLLLGANLILKGQMTIGDFVLFFALLPRLTGSMGYFGDMIARHRRTGVSFERMQRLLQDAPMSEMVAHHPLYLDKENLEGGPPAVPPRREAAPFESLQVRHLSAVHDSGRGILDASFDLKRGEFVVITGRIGSGKSTLVRALLGLIPAGGEITWNGDVVSDPASFFVPPRSAYTAQLPQLFSDSLRDNVLMGAPDEDGSALAQALKLAVMQQDLSELPQGLSTQVGARGVKLSGGQLQRSAVARMLAQQADLLIFDDVSSALDAETERQLWAGLAGELPDATCLVVSHRRAALLRADRIIVLDEGRVVDQGQLGELLSRSGQMQALWSGEVGSGEVGSGEVGSAEVESAETDLDAQPGLAPNL
- a CDS encoding response regulator transcription factor; translated protein: MLSQILIVEDDPHLGPLLRDYLSADYQVFHAATLAEAQNWLGTHSAQLILLDLNLPDGNGLDLVQSLRQYSSTPVLVLSARSHVQERVAGLNAGADDYLTKPFAMPELDARISALLRRTASGGSVNLGNTSLSTSSLTLTAEEQHVNLTEHESRILELMMRTPERVFSRADIESHLYGWETPNSNSVEVRISQLRKKLESVGSTLRVRTIRNVGYVLQA
- a CDS encoding phytoene desaturase family protein, which gives rise to MPDFDVLVMGAGHNALVTAAYAAQAGLKVGVFERRHIVGGAVSTEELVPGYRFDYGGSAHILIRMTKVVQELELSRYGLHYLEVDPMFQASDGETPWFMYRDAERTIDELNQIFPGQGDAYRKFLSDWTPFADAVADLFNSAPGPLELGKMLVNSGKGRDMSRQLATILRPYGDVARETFSEERVRAPLTWMAAQSGPPPSDPLSAPFLLWHPLYHQGGVARPKGGSGGLTKALRLAIEENGGQVFVNAPVKRILVENGKATGIELEDGSRFTGRSVVAGSHILTTAATLPDEYVPEAAKRVRVGNGFGMILRLALNGKVKYRNHTEPDSRVALGLLIKNERQLMKAYGEYLAGEPTTDPPIIAMSFSAVDDALAPPGCDVLWLWAQYYPYELASGTWESRVAEARDNILTAFEHYAPGTRDMIVGELVQTPQWLESNLGLHRGNVMHLEMSFDQMFSFRPWMQASQYKWPGVKGLYLTGASTHPGGGIMGASGRNAARVLIHDMTRRKVWGLGK
- a CDS encoding lysophospholipid acyltransferase family protein; its protein translation is MTNPPDFFEWMLRSTIRAQVRSGLRGLWVRGELPSGAAVLAPSHHSWWDGYVLREVAWQLGQPFCVLMTERQLSIFPFLRLVGAIGAHELRPALRASKTGHWVVVFPEGRLEPLGKVRRIEAGAAWLAGASGAALIPVALRVVLRGQPKPEAYLRFGQAVAGPDLPEALQAELDLLDAELLGSDPEQPLAGYLRLTGGPSVRDGQPDLATRWLARLTR
- a CDS encoding ABC transporter ATP-binding protein codes for the protein MSAPAASSAPALRVLGTYLLPMWPRVLLLAALLIGSVLLTLTLPQLIARFVDTATAALGKNGAGLSALPSLTRLSLSYIGVALVVQLLSAGATYLGAIIGWSATNRLRSDLLAHLLSLDMSYHKERTPGEMIERIDGDVTALSNFFSQFAVRVFGAALLLTGSVVMFFREEAWLGLGVLAFVALTLYGMNHVRRRGIEPTRHEREGSAKLFGFIEERLSGLDDVRSLGGGEYTLRKFLGVQRGYFQRLMTAGVERTAVWQFSMLMFTLGYVGVIGAAVGLYGSGAITIGTALLLYQYMSMVEEPIDQLTQQLQDVQKAGASLLRVGEILSLTSALPSGTQHLPAGALSLEFEDVSFAYEGEDDARVLSHLTFTLGAGRTLGLLGRTGSGKSTLTRLVSRLYDPTSGRVKLGGVSTVDADLTSLRSRIAVVTQDVQLFQASVRDNLTFFDAHIPDERVREALAEVGLLGWAESLPEGLSTRLPAGSLSAGEAQLLAFARVMLQDPGVILLDEPSSRLDPATEARLTAAMQRLLTSRSAVVIAHRLDTVARADDILVLGAGKVLEFGTREQLARDPNSQYAKLLAAAQYSELDDLPADLAAEIREVLA
- a CDS encoding metalloenzyme domain protein; this encodes MSGVIWLALDGVGHPEDAPSGSVWEQDLPTLRPIIDAGLALDTTLGVAGLPQSGTGQSCWLTGQNAVRLMGKGGAGEHFGPHPGPTLQALLRESALPVRLKQAGLSAALLNFYPPGYFAAHAKRPRYGCFPFSFLAAGLALNPLDLPSISPTLGLRYGSPWAATQTLSELAYMGEQVARAAQHRDLLVLDLWLSDLLGHEGKPDAPPELGAAGRRYMQHLDAFLGGVLGAGGRAVISSDHGNFEDLRIKSHTTARVPFAGSGVDLGRPHDIVQAGAVMAGWFGLLERTHS